The DNA window CATAACTGATACAAAACGCATATACTGTACACTTATACAGTATATGCGTTTTAGGTTGTGTTATGTTTGTTATTCCCATTTATATAGAGGCCGGTGTTTGCGGGTTTGAATCGCCTGCAGCGCAGTATAGTGAGTTAGGAATATCACTTGACGAGCTATTAATAAAACACCCAGATGCCACCTTTATTGGCGTTGCCTCAGGATGCTCTATGCAAGAAATTGGTATTTTTGAGGGCGACTTACTGTTAGTTGACCGTGCTGAAATTCCTAAAGATGGCGATGTTATTGTGGCAAACTTAAATGGTTTATTTGTATGTAAGCTGCTAGATAAAACTAATGCGCGGCTGCTCTCGGCTTCTGCTGCTTATAAGCCCGTGCAATTAACCGAGTCTGATGAATTTCAGCTTGAAGGCGTGGTAACCCGCTCAATTAGGTTGCATCGGCAAAGCCCTGAGATACTTTCATGTATGCCTTAGTTGATGCCGTGGCTTTTTATGCCAGCGCCGAAAAAGTATTTGATCCCGCCATTCGCTCAAAGCCGGTAGTGGTGCTTACCAATAACGATGGCTGCGTGTGTGCGGTATGCCCGATTGCCCGTAAGCTTAATATTCCTAAATTTGGCCCTTACTTTAAAGTTAAGCAATTACTAGAACAAAACAATGTGATTGTACGCTCTAGTAATTATGAACTATACGCTAATTTAAGCGACCGAATGATGAGTGTGATTGGCCGCTTTTGTGATACCCAGCATATTTACAGTATTGATGAATCGTTTTTGCACTTTAACGGCTACAAAGACGTTGTCAAAGATTGGCATACTTATGGACATCTCATAAGACGAACCGTATGGCGCGAAACAAAGCTCCCCGTGGGCGTTGGGTTTGGGCCAACGCCGACCTTAGCCAAAGCCGCGAATCATGCTGCTAAAAAACT is part of the Pseudoalteromonas sp. DL-6 genome and encodes:
- the umuD gene encoding translesion error-prone DNA polymerase V autoproteolytic subunit; translation: MFVIPIYIEAGVCGFESPAAQYSELGISLDELLIKHPDATFIGVASGCSMQEIGIFEGDLLLVDRAEIPKDGDVIVANLNGLFVCKLLDKTNARLLSASAAYKPVQLTESDEFQLEGVVTRSIRLHRQSPEILSCMP